The following are encoded together in the Anopheles nili chromosome 3, idAnoNiliSN_F5_01, whole genome shotgun sequence genome:
- the LOC128727438 gene encoding nuclear pore complex protein Nup98-Nup96-like has translation MVLCVYFLNNNCRFGSRCNNEHIDIGSIVKSEIDVTIKGNQWPLSCFGPFKERNCIPNFIDDHSFEEIRMMYLEAKMQNNIPAHQMQLAQMINDAKTKLQWLTTMNRDILSSLVELYNQQESSVKAPSAPMNPFASIGTGNSNASNIFGNANSGNAFGAGFGSASATSTTATAGSIFGGGSISGQTTQSSGNIFGSVPTTTSSIFAKPNQPPAGGNIFGMNQQLAMNAFGGPAVIGGSMFGSVQQPATQNTTGMFGAVAATPNSSAGGNIFGSAPQNTNTFGQQPTNTGFAGSGMFGNSAPATAPSVGGFGAAVPQPQHGAGMFNSVPFGANQSNASFGQFGSMMQAPATASNPPSQSLFVPAPSSTPFGGSMGTNSFGAPVQPAAIPQSVPISVTMYSAMENVTPEQLAAFNADKFQLGRIPTIPPPKELCH, from the exons ATGGTTCTCTGCGTTTATTTCCTGAACAACAATTGCCGTTTCGGCTCAAGGTGTAACAATGAGCACATTGACATAGG CTCGATAGTCAAAAGCGAAATAGACGTAACGATTAAAGGCAACCAGTGGCCACTGTCCTGTTTCGGTCCCTTCAAGGAGCGCAATTGCATACCCAACTTCATCGACGATCACAGCTTCGAAGAAATCCGCATGATGTACCTCGAAGCGAAAATGCAGAACAACATACCCGCCCATCAGATGCAGCTCGCACAGATGATAAATGATGCGAAAACGAAACTTCAGTGGTTAACCACCATGAACCGGGACATTCTCAGCAGCCTAGTAGAGCTCTACAACCAGCAGGAGAGCAGCGTAAAGGCGCCAAGCGCTCCAATGAATCCGTTCGCCTCGATAGGTACTGGCAACAGCAACGCTTCGAATATCTTTGGTAATGCCAACAGTGGCAATGCGTTCGGTGCCGGATTTGGATCCGCTTCTGCCACAAGCACAACGGCTACTGCCGGTAGTATCTTCGGAGGTGGCTCAATTAGTGGCCAAACAACGCAAAGCAGCGGAAATATCTTCGGCTCGGTTCCTACCACGACCAGCAGTATATTTGCCAAGCCGAACCAACCGCCTGCCGGTGGTAACATTTTTGGAATGAACCAACAACTTGCCATGAACGCGTTTGGTGGTCCAGCGGTAATAGGTGGAAGCATGTTTGGCAGTGTCCAGCAACCGGCAACTCAAAACACTACGGGTATGTTCGGTGCTGTGGCAGCGACTCCGAATTCTTCTGCTGGAGGCAATATCTTCGGAAGCGCTCCACAAAATACCAACACCTTCGGGCAACAGCCAACCAACACAGGCTTTGCCGGAAGCGGCATGTTCGGTAATTCCGCACCAGCCACAGCGCCATCTGTCGGTGGGTTTGGAGCTGCTGTCCCACAGCCCCAGCATGGTGCCGGTATGTTCAACTCCGTCCCGTTCGGAGCTAATCAGTCTAACGCTTCATTTGGGCAGTTCGGTTCGATGATGCAAGCCCCAGCGACTGCCAGCAACCCGCCGTCTCAAAGTTTGTTCGTTCCCGCACCAAGTTCTACCCCCTTCGGCGGTTCGATGGGAACGAACAGCTTCGGAGCGCCAGTCCAGCCAGCTGCCATACCGCAAAGCGTTCCCATATCGGTCACTATGTACAGTGCGATGGAGAACGTGACGCCTGAACAGCTGGCAGCGTTTAATGCCGACAAATTTCAGCTCGGAAGAATACCAACCATTCCACCACCAAAGGAGCTGTGTCACTAA
- the LOC128727445 gene encoding trypsin-2-like, with protein sequence MTFSGLASSVRTALLISAVILCTMRTFCSADEPRIVGGFPATNMALYHQVSVRSKSADLSTFGRGHICGGSLINAGTVLSAAHCMVDVNDRPRAASYFRIVGGNIYRNTQTPQTFVSDVKKVVVHSNYNANGFLNDIGVFILAKEVASNHVSLQPIPLAVQVPPNGTQCLTSGWGSLYYDGPSSDVLMAVNISIIAKATCNAAGSYAGSIVNGMLCAGVMNGGKDACQGDSGGPLVCNGVLVGVVSYGVDCALPQYPGVYADVPYYRDWIVKNNSHVANLPSVVLISFLSFAYFWLSGVRQNAS encoded by the exons ATGACTTTCTCCGGCCTTGCTAGTAGTGTTAGGACAGCTTTGCTGATTTCCGCTGTTATACTCTGCACGATGCGTACGTTTTGTTCGGCGGACGAGCCTCGAATTGTCGGTGGATTTCCCGCAACTAACATGGCGCTGTACCATCAG GTGTCCGTTCGATCGAAATCCGCCGATCTAAGCACGTTCGGTCGAGGTCACATATGCGGTGGAAGCTTGATCAACGCCGGCACGGTGTTAAGCGCCGCCCATTGCATGGTGGACGTGAACGATAGACCACGGGCAGCGAGCTACTTCCGGATCGTGGGAGGAAACATCTATCGCAACACCCAAACCCCCCAAACGTTCGTCTCAGACGTGAAGAAAGTCGTGGTTCATAGCAATTACAACGCGAATGGTTTCCTCAACGATATAGGCGTCTTCATT CTCGCGAAAGAAGTCGCCAGCAATCACGTCTCGCTGCAGCCAATACCGCTGGCCGTTCAAGTACCACCGAATGGCACACAGTGTCTAACGAGTGGCTGGGGCAGTCTGTACTAC GATGGACCGTCAAGTGATGTGCTGATGGCGGTGAATATATCGATAATCGCGAAGGCTACCTGTAATGCCGCCGGCAGTTACGCCGGTTCGATCGTGAACGGTATGCTGTGCGCTGGTGTCATGAATGGCGGCAAGGATGCGTGCCAAGGCGATTCTGGTGGACCGCTCGTGTGCAACGGTGTGCTGGTTGGAGTCGTATCGTATGGTGTGGATTGTGCCCTGCCGCAGTATCCTGGCGTGTACGCGGATGTCCCGTATTACCGTGATTGGATCGTGAAAAACAACTCCCACGTGGCTAACCTGCCGTCGGTGGTGTTGATCAGCTTTCTTTCCTTTGCGTATTTCTGGCTTAGCGGTGTGCGACAGAATGCTTCGTAA
- the LOC128724050 gene encoding uncharacterized protein LOC128724050: protein MAEQIKFATWNACSLRAKQLPLAEFLRVNNIDVVMISETNLKPEVSFSLPNHNIIRLDRTGTVKGGGVAIAVRRNISHMPVQHLQTAVIEAIATDVNTSSGVVRFVAVYCPRQCRPVDGAQQAFRKDISKICRTRARLIVGGDLNARHRSWGNSIQNCNGQVLFNHAQTGGFIIEFPDAPTFISSRGTSSTLDIFLVNAEIEKPETLDELNSDHFPVVSSVSCSSSRSPGPRRKDYTSVNWERFGSLVDSNICGVTISPEATSQHIDEAVCAVEAAILDAETTCVKEKPVASSSSSSSDSGSNRGRTRSSASNSDTGRGSITSSSSGDSTPATGCTSSDSEKAGDTSGSSVCSENDKDNESDAEQRRTCQSGGVGAKEDTTTGRSCNADKDIDKDNGGNNGGKPATSMSTGKIIEGNLGPLTATVKFINPYKNNWINADRLNELRKKVQDATKHHRVFLLRGSFHTVRRALVERGWVEKLDGFRVKAQASTSSSGFILEDLVSQLPERKPGESRKNHIAKCERSIMSRFLEHTPIDFLWTARREKADWLDLTKNASLIINRFAKAPFTTKEGLCSALHDFHWFYEEGMSETYFPRCYNVWNPEELNEFVDNFRLTASMGLLKWLIERHTAGAGLDAIIADDGNVPSTCITFALTRCKEYLDYCLHNDIDIEEDTKVWDHDWDVFLTHHYLLTHEDNRIQLLKEERDSDAIDNYLAEAKSVLEQIKGYWPQYALDGYLNIWIVKPGNKCRGRGIHLMNNIKQIIAMVNPPIVSKTRYVIQKYIERPLIIHNTKFDIRQWFMITSVQPLNIWFYKESYLRFSSQQYNLMNYHESVHLTNHAIQKKYHNAVRDERLPHENMWDCHTFQAYLRQIDKYEMWSERIYPGMQKAIIGSLLACQDNMDRRPNTFELYGADFMITEDFYPWLIEINSSPDLAPSTSVTARLCPQCVEDTIRVVIDRRTDSNAPTGSFELIYKQVIPKTPAYMGLNLQLRGHRITPKSSIKKDRMRMLPIKPVQNVLQVSRLATSAAAAAVVKQSASPVIMDLIECMQFRDGKPEDDLPRQQSLVRGPCGVTSATLYKRSNFSHKSTNLRYDFEKKKSYIISKTGELFRRNGVVSGSKFLTEGDTYIDSVEAWERATTSFFQHNFSTTLSSLAASNGTIGGRERSGPELSDEGQSRPVPSASASGTRCSIKITDCDDAGSSSSPCNSDTEKPRTASVENLAPSGASHLPPSSGFPASVRYANRAQGRMTTSNNFYTLGFSLRARPPKTTRSAALAGGTKLHHAQSAEDLPGSSACSPLHQRASGIPATGSRPDPADGNSGAF, encoded by the exons ATGGCTGAGCAAATCAAATTTGCCACCTGGAACGCGTGCTCTCTCAGAGCCAAGCAGCTGCCACTTGCCGAGTTCCTGCGCGTCAACAACATCGACGTGGTGATGATATCGGAGACAAACCTAAAACCGGAGGTGAGTTTCTCCCTCCCGAATCACAACATAATCCGGCTTGACCGGACAGGAACTGTCAAAGGTGGAGGAGTTGCGATTGCGGTGCGGCGCAACATCAGCCACATGCCTGTACAGCACCTCCAAACTGCTGTAATAGAAGCCATTGCCACGGATGTCAACACGTCGTCTGGAGTCGTCCGGTTTGTTGCTGTTTACTGCCCCCGACAGTGTCGTCCAGTCGATGGTGCGCAACAGGCCTTCCGGAAGGACATCTCGAAGATATGTAGGACTCGTGCTCGACTGATCGTGGGAGGAGATCTGAATGCACGCCATCGGTCCTGGGGCAACAGCATTCAGAACTGCAACGGGCAGGTGCTGTTCAACCATGCGCAGACGGGAGGCTTCATCATCGAGTTCCCGGACGCACCTACTTTCATCAGCTCCAGAGGCACCAGCAGCACACTGGACATCTTCCTGGTGAACGCGGAAATCGAGAAGCCCGAGACGCTTGACGAGCTCAACTCGGACCACTTCCCGGTGGTATCATCAGTGTCCTGCAGCTCCTCTAGGTCTCCGGGACCAAGACGCAAAGACTACACCAGCGTCAACTGGGAGCGGTTCGGCAGCCTCGTCGATAGCAACATCTGCGGCGTGACCATCAGCCCTGAAGCCACCAGCCAGCACATTGACGAAGCTGTTTGTGCAGTTGAAGCAGCTATCCTGGACGCAGAGACGACCTGTGTCAAAGAAAAGCCAGTGGCAA gcagcagcagcagcagcagtgatagTGGCTCGAACCGGGGCCGAACTAGGTCCAGCGCGAGTAACAGCGATACAGGACGCGGCAGCATTACGAGCAGCAGTAGCGGCGATAGTACACCTGCAACCGGGTGCACCAGCAGTGACAGTGAGAAGGCCGGCGATACCAGCGGCAGCAGTGTGTGCAGTGAAAACGATAAGGATAACGAAAGTGACGCGGAACAAAGAAGGACCTGCCAGTCGGGTGGTGTCGGGGCAAAGGAGGACACCACCACTGGCAGGAGCTGCAACGCGGATAAGGACATCGATAAGGACAACGGGGGCAACAACGGTGGGAAACCAGCGACGTCGATGTCGACGGGAAAAATTATCGAGGGCAATTTGGGGCCGCTCACGGCGACGGTGAAATTCATCAACCCGTACAAAAACAACTGGATCAACGCGGACCGATTGAACGAGCTGCGCAAAAAGGTTCAGGACGCGACGAAGCACCACCGCGTGTTCCTGCTGCGTGGGTCCTTTCACACCGTCCGCCGGGCGTTGGTCGAACGTGGGTGGGTAGAAAAGCTGGACGGGTTTCGAGTGAAAGCGCAAGCATCCACCTCATCGTCGGGGTTCATCCTGGAGGACCTGGTGTCCCAGCTGCCGGAACGCAAGCCAGGCGAATCGCGCAAAAACCACATCGCAAAGTGCGAACGCAGCATCATGTCGCGCTTTCTCGAGCACACCCCGATCGATTTCCTCTGGACGGCACGCCGCGAGAAGGCGGACTGGCTCGACCTGACGAAGAACGCCTCGCTGATCATTAACCGGTTCGCGAAAGCACCGTTCACTACGAAGGAAGGCCTCTGCTCGGCGCTGCACGATTTCCATTGGTTCTACGAGGAGGGCATGTCCGAGACCTACTTTCCGCGGTGCTACAACGTCTGGAATCCGGAGGAGTTGAACGAGTTCGTCGACAACTTCCGGCTGACGGCGTCGATGGGGCTGCTCAAGTGGCTGATCGAGCGGCATACGGCCGGTGCGGGTCTCGATGCCATCATCGCAGACGATGGTAACGTGCCGAGCACGTGCATTACCTTTGCACTGACGCGCTGCAAGGAGTACCTCGACTACTGTCTGCACAACGACATCGACATCGAGGAGGACACGAAGGTGTGGGACCACGATTGGGACGTGTTCCTTACGCATCACTATCTGCTGACGCACGAGGACAACCGGATACAGCTGCTGAAGGAGGAGCGCGATTCCGACGCGATCGATAACTACCTCGCTGAGGCGAAGTCGGTGCTCGAGCAGATCAAGGGCTACTGGCCGCAGTACGCGCTGGATGGGTATCTCAACATCTGGATCGTTAAGCCCGGCAATAAGTGTCGTGGCCGGGGTATTCATCTGATGAACAACATTAAGCAAATCATCGCCATGGTAAATCCACCGATTGTCAGCAAAACGAGATACGTCATCCAGAAGTACATCG AGCGACCACTCATCATCCACAACACAAAGTTCGACATCCGGCAGTGGTTCATGATCACGAGCGTGCAACCGCTCAACATTTGGTTCTACAAGGAAAGCTACCTGCGCTTCAGCTCCCAGCAGTACAATCTCATGAACTATCACGAATCGGTGCACCTGACGAACCACGCCATCCAGAAGAAGTACCACAATGCGGTGCGGGACGAGCGACTGCCACACGAGAACATGTGGGACTGCCACACGTTTCAAGCCTACCTCCGGCAGATCGACAAGTACGAGATGTGGTCCGAGCGCATCTACCCCGGCATGCAGAAGGCAATCATCGGCTCGCTGCTGGCGTGCCAGGACAACATGGACCGGCGGCCGAACACGTTCGAGCTGTACGGGGCCGATTTTATGATCACGGAGGACTTCTACCCTTGGCTGATTGAGATCAACTCCAGTCCGGATCTGGCGCCCAGTACGAGTGTTACGGCGAGGTTATGTCCACAGTGTGTGGAGGACACGATCAGAG TGGTGATCGATCGACGAACCGATTCGAACGCACCCACCGGCTCATTCGAGCTGATCTACAAACAGGTGATACCAAAAACGCCCGCCTACATGGGATTAAACCTGCAGCTGCGTGGACACCGGATAACACCCAAGAGCTCGATCAAGAAAGACCGCATGAGGATGCTCCCGATTAAACCCGTCCAAAACGTACTGCAGGTGTCCCGTTTAGCGACCTCAGCTGCAGCTGCCGCAGTAGTAAAGCAATCGGCCTCTCCCGTGATCATGGACCTGATCGAGTGTATGCAGTTCCGCGATGGCAAACCGGAGGATGACCTTCCACGTCAGCAGTCCCTAGTGCGAGGCCCGTGTGGTGTCACGTCCGCCACGCTGTACAAGCGGTCAAACTTTTCACACAAAAGCACCAACCTGCGGTACGATTTCGAGAAGAAAAAGTCATACATCATCTCGAAAACGGGCGAACTGTTCCGGCGCAATGGCGTCGTGAGTGGGTCAAAGTTCCTCACCGAAGGGGACACGTACATCGACAGTGTGGAAGCGTGGGAACGGGCCACGACTAGCTTCTTCCAGCATAATTTCTCCACCACGCTCAGTTCACTCGCGGCGTCGAACGGCACCATCGGGGGCCGGGAACGAAGCGGGCCGGAATTATCGGATGAAGGACAATCTCGCCCGGTACCTAGCGCTTCAGCATCAGGCACCAGGTGTTCCATCAAGATAACGGACTGTGATGACgccggtagcagcagcagtccgTGCAATTCGGACACGGAAAAACCACGCACCGCAAGCGTGGAAAATCTCGCCCCAAGTGGCGCAAGTCACCTTCCACCTTCGAGTGGGTTTCCCGCGTCCGTACGCTACGCCAACCGTGCGCAGGGTCGCATGACGACCTCGAACAACTTCTACACGCTTGGGTTCAGCTTGCGAGCGCGTCCTCCAAAGACAACCCGCTCAGCAGCACTTGCGGGAGGCACCAAACTGCACCACGCACAATCAGCCGAAGATCTGCCAGGATCGAGCGCGTGTTCACCGTTACACCAGCGTGCCAGCGGGATACCAGCGACCGGAAGTAGACCGGATCCTGCCGATGGCAACTCGGGCGCTTTCTAG
- the LOC128727448 gene encoding UPF0430 protein CG31712, with amino-acid sequence MGRSRSRSRSPKKHKSKHRKRSKSRSSSHHHRSSYDKYRERGSKSRKRSVSESSDSSSDVSNSGSRHHHKKNSRTRKLTEVERLAEMERQRRQKEAEQKMIEEEAAKRIELLVKKRVEEELEKRKDEIEMEVQRRVEAAKKQMEQEMMLELEKRREQAREEERRREEEELKKRQELENILAENNRKIEEAQRKLAEDRLAIIEEQRKMDEERQKMRKEQEKRIKEEQKMILGKNNSRPKLSFSLKPGVS; translated from the exons ATGGGTCGTTCGAGATCACGAAGTCGTTCGcccaaaaagcacaaaagcaaGCACCGCAAGCGAAGCAAATCTCGTTCGTCCTCCCATCATCACCGCAGCAGTTACGATAAATACAGAGAACGCGGTTCGAAGTCCAG GAAACGATCGGTATCCGAATCGTCCGACAGTAGCAGCGATGTGTCGAACAGTGGTTCCCGACATCACCACAAAAAGAACTCCCGCACCCGAAAGCTGACGGAGGTGGAGAGATTGGCCGAGATGGAACGCCAAAGGAGACAGAAGGAAGCGGAGCAAAAG ATGATCGAAGAAGAGGCAGCAAAGCGGATCGAGCTGCTGGTGAAAaaacgcgtcgaagaggagctggaaaagcgaaaggacgaaatcgAAATGGAGGTGCAGCGGCGAGTCGAAGCCGCTAAGAAACAGATGGAGCAAGAAATGATgctcgagctggaaaagcgaagggAGCAGGCACGGGAAGAGGAGCGGCGTCGGGAG GAGGAAGAGCTTAAAAAGCGCCAGGAGCTTGAGAATATTCTCGCTGAAAATAATCGCAAAATTGAGGAGGCGCAGCGAAAGCTG GCCGAAGATCGACTGGCGATTATCGAAGAGCAAAGAAAGATGGACGAAGAGCGTCAAAAAATGCgcaaagagcaagaaaaacgcataaaagaagaacaaaagaTGATCCTGGGCAAAAACAATTCACGACCGAAACTGTCGTTCTCGTTAAAGCCGGGTGTATCGTGA
- the LOC128727437 gene encoding tubulin glycylase 3B — protein sequence MHLKIKFVTSDVWDSDPGVDLADITLELGEIDYGRGLDQRFEQAPVQLTKRFLKSLPAVEPPQASDPPRYSSPDRADDRTLSPLSRPFPNPKVSQPGHTFPRVTPRLHAVDDDDDPNRTPKHRFFRNYSFDFLKQKQLKAKIASAVEKKHIFSIVGHYPALRKALKTRHWLEKQTFRSVLLRELSHHALLQKSSNGNEYEEALVSKYLKPYLPYFIWQHRNMRDCKQDRFYAPYRSRIHYERPYDFAVKENLIRLINASHWHQEEGFAELDYPRTYLLDTEDIITKFQEDYQLTIVCSFLYHMSKHLEHAFDADGVLSTDVLTIAMKYLQYYLGCAQHEDIDQQEFCEPLLTTENRHEMEQILAGEAQFGSIPGYEVLSLVAQVKKLVHEAAKVFPDMKIDGIRNMWILKPGNRCRGLGIMIFNDDRKLLEHVDSNPDVKYVAQKYIERPLLIHCTKFDIRQYFLITYTNNMLKVWMYKNCYLRFSSRKFNLDDFSESIHLTNYSIQKNYAKEDRDGADELPTSNMWSLKRFQEHLQSLDKGFYWERKIYPDMKKNILSIVCASLDGMKMERNMFELYGADFMVTENFRTMLIEINTSPDLSSSTDVTAVICPAVLEDLVKVVIDNTKDKRAGTGQFELIHSLEIPRVAPYGYGLTVDGRSMQSKHRSKSPLPPLTTSSSAGPTVTSTAASTPKRSSTTMAATSAPGAISTGTNPGSSMKNALRNIGSSSESSRGSKSSPANVILDRPRSMLK from the exons atgcatttaaaaatcaaatttgttaCCAGTGACGTGTGGGACAGTGATCCCGGTGTTGATCTAGCGGACATAACGCTTGAGCTGGGTGAGATCGATTATGGGCGTGGGTTGGATCAACGCTTCGAGCAAGCGCCGGTTCAGCTCACAAAGCGCTTCCTAAAGAGTCTCCCGGCAGTGGAACCACCGCAAGCCAGCGACCCACCGAGGTACTCATCGCCTGATCGCGCCGATGATCGGACACTTTCACCGCTATCGAGACCGTTTCCGAACCCGAAAGTGAGCCAACCTGGGCACACGTTCCCACGCGTAACGCCACGCCTGCATgcggtggatgatgatgatgatccgAATCGGACGCCAAAGCACAGGTTCTTCCGCAATTACAGCTTCGATTTTCTCAAGCAAAAGCAGCTGAAGGCGAAGATTGCGTCCGCGGTGGAGAAAAAGCACATCTTCTCGATCGTGGGCCATTATCCGGCACTCCGGAAGGCGCTGAAAACGCGCCACTGGCTCGAGAAGCAGACGTTCCGGAGTGTGCTGTTGCGGGAGCTGTCACATCACGCGCTGCTCCAGAAGTCGTCCAATGGCAACGAGTACGAGGAGGCGCTTGTGTCGAAGTACTTGAAGCCGTACCTGCCGTACTTCATCTGGCAGCATCGGAACATGCGCGATTGTAAGCAGGATCGGTTTTACGCGCCGTACCGGAGCCGCATCCATTACGAGCGGCCGTACGATTTCGCGGTAAAGGAGAACCTGATACGGTTGATCAATGCGTCACACTGGCACCAGGAGGAGGGCTTTGCGGAGCTGGATTACCCGCGCACCTATCTGCTCGATACGGAGGACATCATCACGAAGTTCCAGGAGGACTACCAGCTGACGATCGTGTGCAGCTTTCTGTACCACATGTCCAAACACCTGGAGCACGCGTTCGATGCGGATGGTGTCCTGTCGACGGACGTGCTGACGATCGCGATGAAGTACCTGCAGTACTATCTCGGGTGTGCGCAGCATGAGGACATCGATCAGCAGGAGTTTTGTGAGCCGCTGCTGACGACGGAAAATCGCCACGAAATGGAGCAGATCCTGGCGGGTGAGGCCCAGTTTGGTAGTATTCCGGGGTACGAGGTGTTGTCGCTGGTGGCACAGGTGAAAAAGTTGGTCCACGAGGCGGCGAAGGTGTTCCCGGACATGAAGATCGATGGGATACGGAACATGTGGATACTGAAGCCGGGCAACCGATGCCGTGGGTTGGGCATAATGATCTTCAACGACGATCGCAAGCTGTTGGAGCACGTGGACAGCAATCCGGATGTTAAGTACGTTGCCCAGAAGTACATCG AGCGGCCGTTGCTGATACATTGTACCAAGTTCGACATCCGTCAGTACTTCCTCATCACCTACACGAACAATATGCTCAAGGTGTGGATGTACAAGAACTGCTACCTTCGGTTTAGCTCGCGCAAGTTTAACCTCGATGACTTTAGTGAGTCGATCCACCTGACGAACTACTCCATCCAGAAGAACTACGCCAAAGAGGACCGGGACGGTGCCGATGAGCTGCCCACTAGCAACATGTGGTCTCTGAAGCGTTTCCAGGAGCATCTGCAGTCGCTCGATAAGGGGTTCTACTGGGAGCGTAAGATCTACCCGGACATGAAGAAGAACATCCTGTCGATCGTGTGCGCCAGCCTGGACGGGATGAAGATGGAGCGCAACATGTTCGAGCTGTACGGTGCCGATTTTATGGTGACGGAGAACTTCCGCACGATGCTCATCGAGATCAACACCAGCCCTGATCTGTCATCCTCTACCGACGTGACAGCTGTCATATGTCCTGCCGTGTTGGAGGATCTCGTGAAAG TGGTAATCGACAACACGAAAGACAAACGGGCCGGAACTGGACAGTTTGAGTTGATCCATTCGCTGGAAATTCCGCGTGTTGCACCGTACGGTTACGGATTGACCGTTGACGGACGATCGATGCAATCGAAGCACCGATCGAAGAGTCCTCTTCCACCGTTGACCACGTCCAGCTCGGCAGGGCCCACAGTAACATCAACAGCCGCATCAACTCCGAAGAGAAGCAGCACGACGATGGCCGCAACCAGTGCCCCAGGTGCGATATCAACGGGAACGAATCCTGGAAGCAGCATGAAAAATGCCCTCCGCAATATCGGAAGCAGCTCGGAATCAAGCCGGGGTAGCAAATCGTCACCTGCGAACGTTATCCTGGACCGACCGCGGTCGATGTTGAAGTAG